One window of Anaeromyxobacter diazotrophicus genomic DNA carries:
- a CDS encoding DUF4384 domain-containing protein, whose protein sequence is MSRCPSELELEQHLLGPDAEVEAHLAGCPRCRARLAELEQEGETFRREVFPATVAAVVERSRPRAVARPGRWRLLVAPLAAAAAAAVFLWARPPRDYVGAKGGALELAVWVQTPGGARAAQDGAAVPAAADVRFQVRPPRACRLWLVSVDAAGQVSCLFPAGGGAAAELRAPATLPGGAHLDGRGGPERLYAVCSPRPLPYGEVERAVLAAAGGGEAAVRAAGALPGLPEETAQATLLLEKRP, encoded by the coding sequence GTGAGCCGCTGCCCGTCGGAGCTCGAGCTGGAGCAGCACCTCCTCGGCCCGGACGCCGAGGTCGAGGCGCACCTCGCGGGCTGCCCGCGCTGCCGGGCACGGCTCGCGGAGCTGGAGCAGGAGGGCGAGACCTTCCGGCGGGAGGTGTTCCCCGCCACCGTCGCGGCGGTGGTCGAGCGCTCCCGGCCGCGGGCCGTGGCCCGCCCCGGGCGCTGGCGGCTGCTGGTCGCGCCCCTCGCGGCGGCGGCGGCGGCGGCGGTCTTCCTGTGGGCGCGGCCGCCGCGCGACTACGTGGGCGCGAAGGGCGGCGCGCTCGAGCTCGCCGTATGGGTGCAGACGCCGGGGGGCGCGCGGGCGGCCCAGGACGGGGCGGCGGTGCCGGCGGCCGCCGACGTGCGCTTCCAGGTTCGCCCGCCGCGGGCCTGCCGGCTCTGGCTCGTCTCGGTGGACGCCGCGGGCCAGGTGTCGTGCCTCTTCCCGGCGGGCGGCGGCGCGGCGGCCGAGCTCCGCGCGCCGGCCACGCTCCCCGGCGGCGCCCACCTCGATGGGCGGGGCGGCCCGGAGCGCCTCTACGCGGTCTGCTCGCCCCGGCCGCTCCCCTACGGCGAGGTCGAGCGCGCGGTCCTCGCCGCCGCCGGCGGCGGGGAGGCGGCGGTGCGCGCGGCGGGCGCGCTCCCCGGGTTGCCCGAGGAGACGGCGCAGGCGACGCTGCTGCTCGAGAAGCGCCCGTGA
- a CDS encoding caspase family protein has translation MNRLAAAAALALALLAPAAARGAPARYAVLVGSNAGTAGRPRLWFAEKDAEHFREALVELGDFPADQVVFLRGPRAGELRAALRATEARLAEARRTGQHTLLVFYYSGHAGAGGLELGDERVSFDELRALVGGASADAKVAIVDACEAGLLTQVKGATAAPALDFPLPSGESVRGTAFVASTAVGEAAQESAAIGGSFFTHHLEVALRGAGDADGDGLVTLAEAFRYTAAQTLAGTLTTAGGAQHATYEMKMSGRGDVVLSDLRRADARLTLPRDPGAGYVVRGPMSILAEVAGGERPVTLALPAGSYRVERRAPEGRAGADLVLERGATLRLPPLSPTRYELARAKGGPKPGLLFAGAGVKTLALSGFGLAPSFEVGARKELGPFGLRVRLDYLGKSADDAGLRYDAWYVGAAVAGLYPLNTGRVLVEAGPELGFGYAWQRLAVSRKSFDSGVLSLGAAGLITAPLGPLRVGLDLGLGAQALRVNERLTARPAASVALLALWGF, from the coding sequence GTGAACCGGCTCGCCGCCGCCGCCGCGCTCGCGCTGGCGCTCCTCGCGCCGGCCGCCGCGCGCGGCGCGCCGGCGCGGTACGCGGTGCTGGTGGGCTCGAACGCCGGCACCGCCGGCCGGCCGCGGCTCTGGTTCGCGGAGAAGGACGCGGAGCACTTCCGCGAGGCGCTCGTCGAGCTGGGCGACTTCCCCGCCGACCAGGTCGTGTTCCTGCGCGGCCCCCGCGCCGGCGAGCTGCGGGCGGCGCTGCGCGCGACGGAGGCGCGCCTCGCCGAGGCGCGGCGCACCGGGCAGCACACGCTGCTCGTCTTCTACTACTCCGGCCACGCGGGCGCGGGTGGGCTGGAGCTGGGGGACGAGCGCGTTTCCTTCGACGAGCTGCGCGCGCTCGTCGGCGGCGCCTCCGCCGACGCGAAGGTCGCCATCGTCGACGCCTGCGAGGCGGGCCTCCTGACCCAGGTGAAGGGCGCCACCGCCGCGCCCGCCCTCGACTTCCCGCTCCCGTCGGGCGAGAGCGTGCGCGGCACCGCCTTCGTGGCCTCGACCGCGGTCGGGGAGGCGGCGCAGGAGTCGGCCGCCATCGGGGGCAGCTTCTTCACCCACCACCTCGAGGTGGCGCTGCGCGGCGCCGGGGACGCCGACGGTGACGGGCTCGTCACGCTGGCGGAGGCGTTCCGCTACACGGCCGCCCAGACGCTGGCCGGCACGCTCACCACGGCCGGCGGCGCCCAGCACGCCACCTACGAGATGAAGATGTCGGGGCGGGGCGACGTGGTGCTCTCCGACCTGCGCCGCGCCGACGCGCGGCTCACCCTCCCGCGCGACCCGGGCGCCGGCTACGTGGTGCGCGGGCCCATGTCGATCCTGGCCGAGGTGGCGGGCGGCGAGCGCCCGGTCACGCTCGCCCTGCCGGCCGGGAGCTACCGCGTCGAGCGCCGCGCGCCCGAGGGCCGGGCCGGCGCCGATCTCGTCCTCGAGCGCGGCGCGACGCTGCGCTTGCCGCCCCTGTCGCCCACGCGCTACGAGCTGGCCCGCGCGAAGGGCGGCCCGAAGCCCGGCCTGCTCTTCGCGGGCGCCGGCGTGAAGACGCTCGCGCTCTCCGGCTTCGGGCTCGCGCCGTCGTTCGAGGTGGGCGCCCGGAAGGAGCTCGGGCCCTTCGGCCTGCGCGTCCGCCTCGACTACCTCGGCAAGAGCGCGGACGACGCCGGGCTGCGCTACGACGCGTGGTACGTCGGGGCCGCGGTGGCGGGGCTCTACCCGCTCAACACCGGGCGCGTGTTGGTGGAGGCGGGGCCGGAGCTGGGGTTCGGCTACGCCTGGCAGCGGCTGGCGGTGAGCCGGAAGAGCTTCGACTCGGGCGTGCTCTCCCTCGGGGCGGCGGGCCTCATCACCGCGCCGCTCGGCCCCCTCCGCGTCGGCCTCGATCTCGGCCTCGGCGCCCAGGCGCTGCGGGTGAACGAGCGCCTCACGGCGCGCCCGGCCGCGTCGGTGGCGCTCCTCGCGCTGTGGGGCTTCTAG
- a CDS encoding RCC1 domain-containing protein: protein MTFARRAALLALAAAAAAWAPACSDTLVEHGASPSLIASACGAGQVSCGGACAPEDAAHCGGACASCPAAADPHAIPACLAHACAVACAPGWLRSGEACRRATAVAAGFAHTCALLEDGAVRCWGANEHGQLGDGTAQGSAVPVAVALPGPASALAAGFVHGCAVLAQDGAVYCWGDNTTGALGDGTRVQRPAPVRVQGLPGPASLVAAGGGETAAPPSATYYGHTCAAAGGGVWCWGSDDSGQLGDGAQADRAVPAPASGLAAAPSALAAGDRHTCALVGGGVLCWGAGGSFQLGDGGSSDQPRPVGVAGLPQGTTALAAGAAHTCAVAAGALYCWGANASGQVSGGDSALVSVPRPAPVALPGVAPAAVAAGDRHTCAVGAAGEVVCFGANDQSQLAAAPTPRGLVTAPVAPARAVAAGFDHTCALLQDGGVACWGAGDRGQLGAGAAGGAVAAPALVSGD, encoded by the coding sequence ATGACCTTCGCCCGCCGCGCCGCCCTCCTCGCCCTCGCCGCCGCCGCAGCCGCGTGGGCGCCGGCGTGCAGCGACACGCTCGTCGAGCACGGCGCCTCCCCCTCGCTCATCGCCTCGGCCTGCGGCGCCGGGCAGGTGAGCTGCGGCGGCGCCTGCGCCCCGGAGGACGCCGCGCACTGCGGGGGCGCCTGCGCGAGCTGCCCCGCCGCCGCGGACCCGCACGCGATCCCCGCCTGCCTCGCCCACGCCTGCGCGGTCGCCTGCGCCCCCGGCTGGCTGCGGAGCGGCGAGGCGTGCCGGCGCGCCACCGCCGTCGCCGCCGGGTTCGCGCACACCTGCGCGCTCCTCGAGGACGGCGCGGTCCGGTGCTGGGGCGCGAACGAGCACGGTCAGCTCGGCGACGGGACGGCCCAGGGCAGCGCCGTGCCGGTGGCGGTCGCGCTGCCCGGCCCGGCCTCCGCCCTGGCGGCCGGCTTCGTCCACGGCTGCGCGGTGCTGGCCCAGGACGGCGCGGTCTACTGCTGGGGCGACAACACCACCGGCGCGCTCGGCGACGGCACCCGCGTGCAGCGGCCGGCGCCGGTGCGGGTGCAGGGCCTGCCCGGGCCCGCGTCGCTGGTCGCGGCCGGAGGCGGCGAGACCGCGGCCCCCCCCTCGGCCACGTACTACGGCCACACCTGCGCCGCGGCGGGCGGGGGCGTGTGGTGCTGGGGGAGCGACGACTCCGGCCAGCTCGGGGACGGCGCCCAGGCCGACCGCGCCGTCCCCGCGCCGGCCTCCGGGCTGGCGGCCGCCCCGTCGGCGCTCGCGGCCGGCGACCGGCACACCTGCGCGCTGGTGGGGGGCGGCGTCCTCTGCTGGGGCGCCGGAGGTTCCTTTCAGCTCGGCGACGGCGGGTCCTCCGACCAGCCGCGCCCGGTCGGGGTGGCGGGGCTGCCGCAAGGCACCACCGCGCTGGCGGCCGGGGCGGCCCACACCTGCGCGGTGGCGGCCGGCGCGCTCTACTGCTGGGGGGCGAACGCGTCCGGGCAGGTGAGCGGCGGCGACAGCGCGCTCGTGAGCGTCCCGCGTCCCGCCCCGGTCGCCTTGCCCGGGGTCGCGCCGGCGGCGGTCGCGGCGGGCGACCGGCACACCTGCGCGGTGGGCGCGGCCGGCGAGGTGGTGTGCTTCGGGGCCAACGACCAGTCGCAGCTCGCGGCGGCGCCCACGCCGCGCGGGCTCGTCACCGCGCCGGTGGCGCCGGCCCGCGCCGTGGCGGCGGGCTTCGATCACACCTGCGCGCTGCTCCAGGACGGCGGCGTCGCGTGCTGGGGCGCCGGGGACCGGGGCCAGCTCGGGGCGGGCGCGGCCGGCGGGGCGGTCGCCGCGCCGGCGCTCGTCTCCGGCGATTGA
- a CDS encoding acyl-CoA carboxylase subunit beta, with protein sequence MSTKVLKPILTNPLDPPEKVEFNIPGEIARATGAYEEVMKEGHDLIHRPVRSVSIEQIEKQHAKKRMTVWERIRVLTDEEPNVLYQNWGKNLDGASLVTAILRIRGRDVACYGHDFTVRAGSMDATNGNKLARLFRLAGEKGIPLIGMNDSAGAFVPAGVGGLDGYAEAFTALRKISGVVPSIMCMFGFNAGGGSYLPRQGSFVIQPADTFFGLTGPGVVKSVLGEDITPEELGGPKVHGATGVADLTVADELAALRQAVRVLGYIPDNNSVAPPFQPTTDPIDRKTWEINTLLKKAFNSSTGFNTPFDVSIIIQQVCDYGDFFEMQPERAKEVVTAFGRLGGHVVGFVANNSAVASGQIDCDSATKIARFVRFCNLYNTPIIFMEDTTGFLPGREQESRGIVQAGRSMLDAIVDVRTPRILLILRNAFGGAYASYNNYPTGADLVLALPTTRLAVMGPAGKEFVYKDELRKLRSAMAERVKKGTEQRVAAGVEPPEAKRGAEKDAAEWLKQEEAALSRRYERELMNPKEGLSLGSISSLVMPTDLRKELGTNLAFLLRHYKPSPMSGPQREFH encoded by the coding sequence ATGTCCACCAAAGTGCTGAAGCCCATCCTGACGAACCCCCTCGATCCGCCGGAGAAGGTGGAGTTCAACATCCCGGGCGAGATCGCGCGCGCCACCGGCGCGTACGAGGAGGTGATGAAGGAGGGGCACGACCTCATCCACCGGCCGGTGCGCTCGGTCAGCATCGAGCAGATCGAGAAGCAGCACGCCAAGAAGCGGATGACGGTCTGGGAGCGCATCCGGGTGCTGACGGACGAGGAGCCGAACGTCCTCTACCAGAACTGGGGCAAGAACCTCGACGGCGCCTCGCTCGTCACCGCCATCCTCCGGATCCGCGGGCGCGACGTCGCCTGCTACGGCCACGACTTCACCGTCCGCGCCGGCTCCATGGACGCCACCAACGGCAACAAGCTGGCGCGGCTGTTCCGGCTGGCGGGCGAGAAGGGCATCCCGCTCATCGGCATGAACGACTCGGCCGGCGCCTTCGTGCCGGCGGGCGTGGGCGGGCTCGACGGCTACGCCGAGGCCTTCACCGCGCTGCGCAAGATCAGCGGCGTGGTCCCCTCGATCATGTGCATGTTCGGCTTCAACGCCGGCGGCGGCTCGTACCTGCCGCGGCAGGGCAGCTTCGTGATCCAGCCCGCCGACACCTTCTTCGGGCTGACCGGCCCGGGCGTGGTGAAGTCGGTGCTGGGCGAGGACATCACCCCCGAGGAGCTGGGCGGCCCCAAGGTCCACGGCGCGACCGGCGTGGCCGACCTCACCGTGGCGGACGAGCTGGCAGCGCTGCGCCAGGCGGTGCGCGTGCTCGGCTACATCCCCGACAACAACTCCGTCGCGCCCCCCTTCCAGCCCACGACCGATCCCATCGACCGCAAGACCTGGGAGATCAACACCCTGCTCAAGAAGGCGTTCAACTCGTCGACCGGCTTCAACACGCCGTTCGACGTGTCGATCATCATCCAGCAGGTGTGCGACTACGGCGACTTCTTCGAGATGCAGCCGGAGCGCGCCAAGGAGGTGGTGACCGCCTTCGGCCGGCTGGGCGGGCACGTGGTCGGCTTCGTCGCCAACAACAGCGCCGTCGCCTCCGGCCAGATCGACTGCGACTCGGCCACGAAGATCGCGAGGTTCGTCCGCTTCTGCAACCTCTACAACACCCCCATCATCTTCATGGAGGACACCACCGGCTTCCTGCCCGGCCGCGAGCAGGAGAGCCGCGGGATCGTGCAGGCGGGCCGCTCGATGCTCGACGCCATCGTCGACGTGCGCACGCCGCGCATCCTGCTCATCCTGCGCAACGCGTTCGGCGGCGCCTACGCCTCCTACAACAACTACCCCACCGGCGCCGACCTGGTGCTGGCGCTCCCCACCACCCGCCTCGCCGTGATGGGACCGGCCGGCAAGGAGTTCGTCTACAAGGACGAGCTCCGCAAGCTGCGCAGCGCGATGGCCGAGCGGGTGAAGAAGGGCACCGAGCAGCGCGTGGCGGCCGGCGTCGAGCCGCCCGAGGCGAAGCGCGGGGCGGAGAAGGACGCCGCCGAGTGGCTGAAGCAGGAGGAGGCCGCGCTCTCCCGCCGCTACGAGCGCGAGCTCATGAACCCGAAGGAGGGCCTCTCCCTCGGCTCCATCTCCTCGCTCGTCATGCCCACCGACCTGCGCAAGGAGCTCGGCACGAACCTCGCCTTCCTGCTCCGGCACTACAAGCCCTCGCCGATGAGCGGCCCGCAGCGCGAGTTCCACTAG
- a CDS encoding ATP-binding protein encodes MPTPIDWYNGNPLTHRDRRLARSPSAWARSFACEDLKPLIVCRGPIRKEAMDVFEEMGITHYGILLSEKDSIVYANALAPELRQLSDTRRVHRVPDYTGASKEERVERMHQIVQIAKDNGYDSVFAGYGFMAEDGEFVATVEQAGLTFIGPNSSVQDRAGKKDEAKRTALEVGVSVTPGVNNVAARALLKKFDTRKKLQLVDEAREFHIDPKILEEAPLEELAEHVLAGSYAKGMDLFSIDELGAEVQHEVTEMFRKYPGSRIRLKAIGGGGGKGQRILGAKLLGARSPDDQLIEEAASEAPALVREVLSEVKATGVGDNKNVLIELNIEQTRHNEIQLLGNGRWCVSLGGRDCSLQMHEQKLLEVSVTQEGLAASIAAAEEAGRAEEARALRTDLDILKRMEEDAARFGEAVGLDSASTFECIVDRDRYYFMEVNTRIQVEHRVTELCYGLEFENPDDPSDRFVVESLVEAMALLARHGERLPKPRRLPRFRASVEARLNATDASLSPHAGGLIRHWSPPIEGEIRDDQGISLPNPDTGLFMRYKVAGAYDSNLALLLTTGDDRLASYRHLSHVMGRMKVRGVNLATNLEFHYGLVNWFIGQNVLAKPTTRFVVPYLTLAGRLKEEGNKVDLGFAFAELKKHYAKEVAAAAGGDAAVARAMAEVLDRKATLLLRPMERLLDDPHLLSGWLSLNRKLYQLQDGRILWLRNPLGVLHDTYQYLNMAYDPEKPASEVIWHHDHELLQKSLRFYAALRGTFGLERTEFYKLNDILKSETPQGGYDADTWQQIRAAHLGYEAGNELLGMLFMIAEKVRFYEFRVEEDLEVTIPSHLSDPELQARMKKVLVPPPATKADEIVAACGGMYYGQEAPGKPPFVHEGMHFQKGQPLYIVEVMKMFNTMRAPFSGRVDKVLMQGADGTVVQKGQPLFKITPDEKFVHRDPKEIERERRTTTTEHLRGVLMTLDEKFSEVDPMEVEHARRGRSGRLKAVPR; translated from the coding sequence ATGCCCACCCCGATCGACTGGTACAACGGCAACCCGCTCACCCACCGCGACCGCCGGCTGGCGCGGAGCCCCTCCGCCTGGGCGCGCTCCTTCGCCTGCGAGGACCTGAAGCCGCTCATCGTCTGCCGCGGCCCGATCCGCAAGGAGGCGATGGACGTGTTCGAGGAGATGGGGATCACCCACTACGGGATCCTGCTCTCCGAGAAGGACTCGATCGTCTACGCCAACGCGCTCGCGCCCGAGCTGCGCCAGCTCTCGGACACCCGCCGCGTCCACCGCGTGCCCGACTACACCGGCGCGAGCAAGGAGGAGCGCGTCGAGCGGATGCACCAGATCGTGCAGATCGCGAAGGACAACGGCTACGACTCGGTCTTCGCGGGCTATGGCTTCATGGCCGAAGACGGCGAGTTCGTGGCCACCGTCGAGCAGGCCGGCCTCACCTTCATCGGCCCCAACTCGAGCGTCCAGGACCGCGCCGGCAAGAAGGACGAGGCGAAGCGCACCGCGCTCGAGGTGGGCGTCTCGGTGACGCCGGGCGTGAACAACGTCGCGGCGCGGGCGCTGCTCAAGAAGTTCGACACCCGCAAGAAGCTCCAGCTCGTGGACGAGGCGCGCGAGTTCCACATCGACCCGAAGATCCTGGAGGAGGCGCCGCTCGAGGAGCTGGCCGAGCACGTGCTGGCGGGCTCGTACGCGAAGGGGATGGACCTCTTCTCCATCGACGAGCTCGGGGCCGAGGTGCAGCACGAGGTGACGGAGATGTTCCGGAAGTACCCGGGCAGCCGGATCCGCCTCAAGGCCATCGGCGGCGGCGGCGGCAAGGGCCAGCGCATCCTGGGGGCGAAGCTGCTCGGCGCCCGCAGCCCCGACGATCAGCTGATCGAGGAGGCGGCGAGCGAGGCCCCGGCGCTGGTGCGCGAGGTGCTCTCCGAGGTCAAGGCCACCGGCGTCGGGGACAACAAGAACGTCCTCATCGAGCTCAACATCGAGCAGACGCGCCACAACGAGATCCAGCTCCTCGGCAACGGCCGCTGGTGCGTGTCGCTGGGCGGCCGCGACTGCTCGCTGCAGATGCACGAGCAGAAGCTGCTCGAGGTCTCGGTGACGCAGGAGGGCCTCGCCGCCTCCATCGCCGCCGCCGAGGAGGCGGGCCGCGCCGAGGAGGCGCGGGCGCTCCGCACCGACCTCGACATCCTGAAGCGGATGGAGGAGGACGCCGCGCGCTTCGGCGAGGCGGTCGGCCTCGACTCCGCCTCGACCTTCGAGTGCATCGTCGACCGCGACCGGTACTACTTCATGGAGGTCAACACCCGCATCCAGGTCGAGCACCGGGTCACCGAGCTCTGCTACGGGCTGGAGTTCGAGAACCCGGACGATCCGTCCGACCGGTTCGTGGTGGAGTCGCTGGTGGAGGCGATGGCGCTCCTCGCCCGCCACGGCGAGCGGCTGCCGAAGCCGCGGCGCCTGCCGCGCTTCCGCGCCTCGGTGGAGGCGCGCCTCAACGCCACCGACGCCTCGCTCTCGCCGCACGCCGGCGGGCTCATCCGCCACTGGTCGCCGCCGATCGAGGGCGAGATCCGCGACGACCAGGGCATCAGCCTGCCCAACCCCGACACCGGCCTGTTCATGCGCTACAAGGTGGCGGGCGCCTACGACTCCAACCTGGCGCTGCTCCTCACCACCGGCGACGACCGGCTGGCGAGCTACCGGCACCTCTCGCACGTGATGGGTCGGATGAAGGTACGCGGGGTGAACCTCGCGACCAACCTCGAGTTCCACTACGGGCTCGTCAACTGGTTCATCGGCCAGAACGTGCTGGCGAAGCCCACCACCCGCTTCGTCGTCCCGTACCTCACGCTGGCCGGCCGGCTGAAGGAGGAGGGGAACAAGGTCGACCTCGGGTTCGCCTTCGCCGAGCTGAAGAAGCACTACGCGAAGGAGGTCGCCGCGGCCGCCGGCGGCGACGCCGCCGTCGCCCGGGCCATGGCCGAGGTGCTGGACCGCAAGGCCACCCTGCTCCTGCGGCCCATGGAGCGGCTGCTCGACGATCCGCACCTGCTCTCGGGGTGGCTCTCGCTCAACCGGAAGCTCTACCAGCTGCAGGACGGCCGGATCCTCTGGCTCCGCAACCCGCTCGGCGTGCTGCACGACACCTACCAGTACCTCAACATGGCGTACGACCCGGAGAAGCCGGCCTCCGAGGTCATCTGGCACCACGACCACGAGCTGCTCCAGAAGTCGCTCCGCTTCTACGCGGCGCTGCGGGGGACGTTCGGGCTCGAGCGGACGGAGTTCTACAAGCTCAACGACATCCTGAAGAGCGAGACGCCGCAGGGCGGCTACGACGCCGACACCTGGCAGCAGATCCGCGCCGCGCACCTCGGCTACGAGGCCGGGAACGAGCTGCTCGGGATGCTCTTCATGATCGCGGAGAAGGTGCGCTTCTACGAGTTCCGCGTCGAGGAGGACCTCGAGGTCACCATCCCCTCGCACCTCAGCGACCCGGAGCTGCAGGCGCGCATGAAGAAGGTGCTGGTGCCGCCGCCCGCCACCAAGGCCGACGAGATCGTGGCCGCCTGCGGCGGCATGTACTACGGGCAGGAGGCGCCCGGGAAGCCGCCCTTCGTCCACGAGGGGATGCACTTCCAGAAGGGCCAGCCGCTCTACATCGTCGAGGTCATGAAGATGTTCAACACGATGCGGGCGCCCTTCTCCGGCCGCGTCGACAAGGTCCTCATGCAGGGCGCCGACGGCACGGTGGTGCAGAAGGGCCAGCCGCTCTTCAAGATCACGCCCGACGAGAAGTTCGTGCACCGCGATCCGAAGGAGATCGAGCGCGAGCGGCGCACCACCACCACCGAGCACCTGCGCGGCGTCCTCATGACGCTGGACGAGAAGTTCTCCGAGGTCGATCCGATGGAGGTGGAGCACGCCCGCCGCGGGCGGAGCGGCCGCCTCAAGGCGGTGCCGCGGTAG
- a CDS encoding L-lactate MFS transporter, with protein MPELSDIHARVLRWVLERLPASAKGDVCWCRTASGERPVVVCPLEPAGTGHALFTLGEGRRVLVTLTDADPTAVALLLARLEAEDFGGEALEAAGPLEDPTLRAAGRAGVALLPPSATRFLKGLRDRVRVDALAFPVSVVHFLDPAELAVAQAHGVAALRDQFAGCGRNLLRFASAHRPAGAEPAPAPAPGPRRARGAFPSRAPPPHRADALTPRRMSMKSRGWLVTLAGTGLNLALGILYAWSVFSKQLVEPVSRGGFGWTKTQATLPYTVAIAFFALMMIPAGRLQDRLGPRVIASAGGVLTGLGLIVASFAGPGSVLPALLGFGVLGGTGFGLGYAAATPAAVKWFPPEKKGLITGLVVAGFGLAPVYIAPLSKYLLAGNGVGGSFRILGIAFLVTATLCAQFITNPAAPQVAKKSAVTSALAAARPDRTWREMIRTGTFWSLWLQYACAATAGLMIIGHMARIVAVQSGNTVTIGFVFVALLACFNAGGRIVAGVVSDYVGRVVTIGLVCVLQALAMFLFSSFTTVAGFVVGAAVVGFSYGACLSLFPSTAADKWGTKNLGMNYGILFTAWGVGGVVGPMLAGKIADATGSYAAAYNVAGALVAFAFLLAAFSYVEVSVRIPEREITIRVGKKADTEAA; from the coding sequence TTGCCTGAGCTCAGCGACATTCACGCCCGCGTCCTGCGCTGGGTCCTGGAGCGGCTGCCCGCCTCCGCGAAGGGGGATGTGTGCTGGTGCCGCACCGCCTCCGGCGAGCGGCCCGTGGTGGTCTGCCCGCTCGAGCCGGCCGGCACCGGGCACGCGCTCTTCACGCTGGGCGAAGGCCGCCGGGTCCTCGTCACCCTGACCGACGCGGACCCCACCGCGGTGGCGCTGCTCCTGGCGCGGCTCGAGGCGGAGGACTTCGGCGGGGAGGCGCTCGAGGCGGCGGGCCCGCTCGAGGACCCCACGCTCCGCGCCGCCGGCCGGGCCGGGGTGGCGCTGCTCCCGCCCAGCGCCACCCGCTTCCTCAAGGGCCTGCGCGACCGGGTGCGCGTCGACGCGCTCGCCTTCCCGGTGTCGGTGGTCCATTTCCTCGATCCGGCCGAGCTGGCGGTGGCGCAGGCGCACGGCGTCGCGGCGCTGCGCGACCAGTTCGCCGGCTGCGGGCGGAACCTGCTCCGCTTCGCCAGCGCGCACCGGCCTGCAGGCGCCGAGCCCGCCCCGGCCCCCGCGCCGGGCCCGCGCCGCGCCCGCGGAGCTTTCCCCTCACGCGCTCCCCCGCCCCACCGGGCGGACGCGCTCACCCCCCGGAGAATGTCCATGAAGAGTCGCGGATGGCTCGTGACGCTGGCCGGCACCGGCCTCAACCTCGCGCTCGGGATCCTGTACGCGTGGAGCGTCTTCTCGAAGCAGCTCGTCGAGCCGGTGTCGCGCGGCGGCTTCGGCTGGACCAAGACGCAGGCGACGCTCCCGTACACCGTCGCCATCGCCTTCTTCGCGCTCATGATGATCCCGGCCGGGCGCCTCCAGGACCGCCTCGGCCCGCGCGTCATCGCCTCGGCGGGCGGCGTCCTGACCGGCCTCGGCCTCATCGTCGCCAGCTTCGCCGGACCGGGGTCGGTGCTGCCGGCACTCCTCGGCTTCGGCGTGCTGGGCGGCACCGGCTTCGGCCTCGGCTACGCGGCCGCCACCCCGGCCGCCGTGAAGTGGTTCCCGCCCGAGAAGAAGGGCCTCATCACCGGGCTGGTCGTGGCGGGCTTCGGGCTGGCGCCGGTCTACATCGCCCCGCTGTCGAAGTACCTGCTCGCCGGGAACGGGGTGGGCGGCTCGTTCCGCATCCTCGGGATCGCGTTCCTGGTCACCGCCACCCTGTGCGCGCAGTTCATCACCAACCCGGCCGCGCCGCAGGTCGCGAAGAAGAGCGCCGTCACCTCCGCGCTGGCGGCCGCCCGGCCCGACCGCACCTGGCGCGAGATGATCCGCACCGGCACCTTCTGGTCGCTCTGGCTGCAGTACGCCTGCGCCGCCACCGCCGGCCTCATGATCATCGGCCACATGGCGCGCATCGTGGCGGTGCAGTCCGGCAACACCGTCACCATCGGCTTCGTCTTCGTGGCGCTGCTCGCCTGCTTCAACGCCGGCGGCCGCATCGTGGCGGGCGTGGTCTCGGACTACGTGGGGCGGGTGGTGACCATCGGCCTCGTCTGCGTGCTGCAGGCGCTCGCCATGTTCCTCTTCTCGAGCTTCACCACCGTGGCCGGGTTCGTGGTGGGCGCGGCGGTGGTCGGCTTCAGCTACGGCGCCTGCCTCTCGCTCTTCCCCTCCACCGCGGCGGACAAGTGGGGCACGAAGAACCTGGGGATGAACTACGGCATCCTCTTCACCGCCTGGGGGGTCGGGGGCGTGGTGGGCCCGATGCTGGCGGGCAAGATCGCCGACGCGACCGGGTCGTACGCCGCGGCCTACAACGTGGCGGGCGCGCTGGTGGCCTTCGCCTTCCTGCTCGCCGCCTTCAGCTACGTGGAGGTGTCGGTCAGGATCCCGGAGCGCGAGATCACGATCCGGGTCGGGAAGAAGGCCGACACCGAGGCCGCCTGA
- a CDS encoding response regulator codes for MPSTVLIVEDDADIRDAVSELLRAEGVRVLATDEGQKALEMMAAWRPAVVLLDLTLAGMNGPELHRRQRASPQLASIPVVVMSGQPDPRLAVEATLQKPFSLDDLLAVLRRFVPELRGHPGATGTR; via the coding sequence ATGCCCTCCACCGTCTTGATCGTCGAGGACGACGCCGACATCCGCGACGCGGTCAGCGAGCTCCTGCGCGCCGAGGGCGTGCGCGTGCTCGCCACCGACGAGGGCCAGAAGGCGCTCGAGATGATGGCGGCGTGGCGGCCGGCGGTGGTGCTCCTCGACCTGACGCTGGCCGGCATGAACGGGCCCGAGCTCCACCGGCGGCAGCGCGCGTCGCCCCAGCTCGCCTCCATCCCGGTGGTGGTGATGTCGGGCCAGCCCGACCCCCGCCTGGCGGTCGAGGCGACGCTCCAGAAGCCGTTCTCGCTCGACGACCTCCTCGCCGTGCTGCGCCGCTTCGTGCCCGAGCTGCGCGGGCACCCCGGCGCCACCGGGACGCGCTGA